Genomic window (Paenibacillus sp. 37):
GAACAGCTCCAATACACCTTGGCAGAGTTCATCAACGTAAATATCTCATCCTGCGTGAGCGCGAACTTCAGCTTCACGTTGGCAGGAATGTCGTACTTCTTCATGGTTTCCTTATAGCGAACACCGCCAAACACCATATATACTTCCTTGTCCGGGTTCTGCCGAGCATATTCCAGCACCAGATCCGGTCGACGATTCGCTTCATCCCTACCAATCCAGAGCACCCGATTATGCACGACCTGGCTCGGGTCATAGTGCCGGTTCGCCAGCTCTTCGCTAAAGCCAATCGGGATGACGTTCACGTCATGTACGCCGAAATTGCGACCAAGTTCTGTTTTCAAAAACTCCGTCTGTACAACCGCTTTATCCACCATCGTATAAAATGGCTTCATCATCTCATATCCCGTTAGCGCGGGATCGGGGAAACTGTGCGGGAACAGTACACTCTTTGGTAAGAACATCTTCAAAAACGTAAACCCGGATACGGTGTAGATGACATGCTCTATATTTTGGCTATGAATCTGGTCCAGCACGATATCGTAGTTTACCAGGTCACCTTTCTCATGCTCATAACCCGGCAACCAGTCGTATCCGCTGACATGACGCTCCGGCGAGATGAACACAATATCCACGCCCAGCTCCAGACCAATCTGCTTCAGTCGATCCGCAAATACGCGTGGCCCCTGTGCTTCCGTGAATTGAATTTTACGCATAACAAGTCCGACTTTACGCAAGCTTCTCACCCCTCATTTCTATTCCTCACCCATGTGCTTCATGCACTGTTCCAGCGTCGCTGCCGTCTCATGCCACTGGTTACGCAACTGTTCCTTCGGCCACACACATTCCTCACTTCTCAGGTCACCATCAATCAAACACAGCATCCAGAGCGAAAATACAATAGCATAGGCGTTGTACCATCCTGCAAAAGAATCCCGTTCAATCTGCACGCCCAGGCTCTCTAGTTTGTCCAAATAAATGTCTATAACCCGCTCTCGCAAAGCAGGCGTAACCGTTCTGGGAAACAACGGATGCGAGAGATCTACCAGATGGTACATGTCCCACAGCGGCGTATTCAGATGGGCATGCTCCCAGTCCAAGACGACCAGCCTGCCGTCAACTTCCGCCAGATTCCCGGGATGCAGATCTCCGTGACACAGAACGGTAGGAAGTTCTTCTACTGCCGTGAAGATAAACCTTGAGATCTTGTCCCAATCGAATGCGGATAGCTGCATACCCAATCTGGATAACAGTTCATCGGTAAATTGCCTATGCATCTGCAACTCATCCAGCATCGTGCGAATGGGCGGTTTCTGACCTACGCGAGGCAGCTCACTCCAATCCGTAACAGGCAATGCATGCCATGCTGCCATATGTACCGCTGCATCAAGCATCGTCGCCTCTCGCGAATCATGCACCAGTTGCCCCAGATCCTCATAGATCATCCAACTCCGTGCCGGTGCAATGGTAAGATCCGACGCTGCAATGAGTTGCGGATAGATCTGTGCTAATCCTGATAATACGCGCTCGTACATCCATCGTTCCCGTCCATGCTGTGCAGAATTCGTCAGTGGTTTGAAAATATAACTTTCACCGGTAGGAACAGTGAATCGCTCCACATATCGTCCGTTCATTCCTTTATACAACTGTTCGCGGCTTGTTATATAGTGATCATTCAGCATTCCTTCGGGCGTCACCCAGCTATATGCATCCATCTCATCTTTCACGCAATCCACCATCCGTTTCGTTCTTCCTGCTGCTCCGATGTTGATTTCTATTCATCATACGTTGCCTCTCTCAAGCCTGCAAGCTTTGTCCGTAAGCGCTTATTCCATGTCTCCATTCAGAGTTTCAAAATTGCTTATTGCATTTTGGTTAGTAATCACTTACTATACAATCATGAAGAACAAATCTCATGTGGATAGCAAAAAGAAAGATATCCTACAAGCGGCGATGCGCTTGTTCGCAACCAAAGGCGTTGACGGCATATCCGTCAAAGAGATCGGTGACGCCGCCGGAGTAACCGATGCGGCGATCTACAAACATTTTAAAAACAAAGATGCCGTTGCCCTGGAAGCCTTCACCCAATACTGCGCGGACTATACTTCACTGATTGACGGGTATGTTCGCCAGGAAGGTCCCGTGTTGGAACGCTTCAAGCAACTGATTACCGAGGTTCTTCACCTGCACGATGAAGATCCCTATGGACTGCTGTTGATTTCACAGAATCATGAAATATTTATTGAAGCCGGAAGCAGTGATGATTACCGTCAACCATTGGATGCGTTAATGGATCTGATCGATCAGGGAATGATGCGGGGCGAACTGCCTCAGCAGGATTCACGGCTCACAGCCGTTCTGGTGATCGGTGCGATTACACGTATGGCGGTCTCGAGTATGCAAGGTGAATTGCCAGAGTTGTTGGTACCCTACACCGGCGAAACCGTTCACCGACTCTCATTGATGTTGGGGCAGGTATCTCAGGAGTAGAACTGGAGAGGCGCAACCATTCTGACCTCGCAGAACACCAAAAAAGGTTCAGAACTGCACGTTAATATAAGTACGTGTTCAAAAAGTGGACTTTTTGAACACATCTAAAAGAGAATCGTCAACAAACCATCAGGATATACCGATGGATTACCGGGTCATACGTGACCTTTTCTTTTTGCACATGAGGTTAGTGTTCATTAACTAAAATAGTCAGGACGTGTCGTCATCATGAAGAAAATATTAATCATCCAAGGCAATCCCGTTTCCCCAAGTTACAATGGCGCAATTGCCGAAGCTTACCATAAAGGTGCGGTGCAGGCTGGTGCCGACGTCCGCATGATCACTCTGAACGAGCTGGCATTCAACATGAATTTAGAGGGAGGCTATCGTAATAAACTGCCGCTTGAACCGGACTTGCTAGAAGCACAAGAGGCGATTAAATGGGCAGAGCATCTCGTATGGGTATTCCCGATTTGGTGGGGAGGACCGCCTGCCCTGCTGAAAGGATTCGTTGACCGAATCTTCATGCCAGGTTACGCATTCAAGTACCAAAAAGGAAAACCTTTCCCGGATCAGCTGCTCAAAGGCCGCACCGCTCGCATGATCACCACGATGGATGGTCCTAGCTGGTACTTCAAATGGTTCCAAGGTGAGCCCGCACACAAAATGATGAAAATCTCCACCTTTGCGCTGACAGGCATCAAACCAGTTCGGATAACACCTGTAGATGTGGTGGGAAAACAGTCCGAGGAACAGAGAAAGAAATGGTTGGAGAAGATCGAGTTGCTTGGCCGGAAGATGGGGTAAAAGATTTCTGCAAGAAATCCTCATCGGAAGTATAGGTTTCTCTCCAGATGTTCACCTTATAAGTTAAATCAAAAATCTGGGGATAAGCGTAATTCAAAGGTAGTCCTGTAATTTGAGTGGTGTAAGTGTAATTTTAGTTTAACTTATATCAGAAAGCAGGAAATGTGCCTATTCCCAGGTACAAAAAAAGGGTTGTCCCCTACGTCTTGTTCAAGGCGTAGGGGACAACCCTTTTAGCATTCATTTTAATTATGGTCTAACGAATCTTACACACGTTAATAGCTCCATTTCCGACAAGTCTTCCGTTTAACGAATCGTAGAAGCGTTATTCTCCCAATCTGTATGTGCTTTCGCAGGTTTGCACCCAAGCAACCATTACCCAAACGAAATACGATCCGACGGATGCTCAGGTAAAATGGACGATACCAACTGCTGCACAACCGGATGATCCGACTGCATGACCGAATCCCCGGCATCACCGCTGTAGACCAGCTTTCCCTGATCCATTACGGTAATACGGTCACAGATGGTCATGGCGGTCCGAATATCATGCGTGATAAAGAGGTACGACAACCCGTAGGACGCTCTTAACTCCGTCAATAAGGATAAGATTTGTGTCTGGTGCACCATATCCAGGCTGCTGATTGATTCGTCCAGTACGATTAACTTCGGCTTGAGCGCGATGGCTCGTGCGATGTTGACCCGCTGTAATTGCCCACCGCTGAACTGGTGCGGAAGCTTGCTCCCATCCTCTGGTGTAAGTCCGACCTGCTCAAGCAGTTGTCCAACCACACGCAGTTGTTCTTTTGCCGACAAACGCTCGTAATTATCCAGCGGCTCACCGATAATCTGCGCGGCAGTCATAAGCGGATTCACAGCCGAATAACAGTCCTGGAACACGACTTGCAGATCACGTCGTAATTCCTTAAGCACGGGTTTGCTAGATCGATAGATATCCTGTCCTTGAAATAAAACCTGACCCTTTCTGGGCTTCTCCAAACCAAGAATGATTTTGCCCAAGGTACTTTTACCTGCCCCGCTCGTACCCAGCAGTCCCAGACATACACCTTTCTCAATCGTAAGTGAGATGTCTGCCAGCACAGGAGGACGTGCTCCCGAACGATCCAGCCAATTGCGTTTGCCATAGCTATGGCTTACTTCACGTACCTGAAGCATCAGGTCATCCTCCTCTCTTGTACTTGGCAGAAGCAATCTCCGAAGAAGACAAAATTGCAAATCACCTTGTCCATTCCATCCCTACACTACCCACTCAAAATACAGTTCATTCCCGTTCTACACATAAACTCACTGAACGATTCAACTCACCTGTAATCGCTATCGTCCCAAAGACATACTAGGTCTAGCATTTAACAACATCCGGGTATACTCATGCTGCGGCTGATCGAACAGTTGATACACATCTGCCTGCTCTACAATTCGACCCTTCTGCATAACCGCGACTTCATCTGCCATTTGCGAGATCACACCCAGATCGTGGGAGATGAGCAAGATGGATGTGCCGTATTCGGTACGTAGCCGATCCAATTCCTGAAGCACCTTCAACTGATTCACAACATCCAGTGCCGTCGTTGGTTCGTCAGCAATTACCAGGGCGGGTCGCAGACACATCGATATGGCGATCATCACCCGCTGCAACATACCTCCACTCAGTTGGAAGGGATATCGCTTCATCAGTTTAGCTGGTTCAGGTAAGTTCATATCTGCCAAGGCTGCAATCGCCCGCTCTCGGGCCGCTGCTTTGGACATTCCTGTGTGCGTACGTAAAGTTTCAATGAATTGAGATCCAATCGTGTATACGGGTGTAAAAGCATTCATCGGATTCTGCATAATAAATCCGATGTCCTTGCCACGGATGCGTCGCATCTCCTCACCAGACAACGAGCCAAGCTCCCGTCCATTCAGACGGATGCTGCCCGATACCTCCATCCTGCGCGGATCAAGCAGATGGAGCAATGCGTTACAAGTAACGGTCTTACCGCTGCCACTCTCGCCGACCAGACCGAAGACACGACCTTTTTTCAATTCGAAATCAATGGGCGCAAGTAACGGGACGGAACCCTCCGCTGTTCTAAGATTCACTTGCAGACCTCGAACTTCGAGTACCTTCGCTGCATCATCCACCGTTACGTTCACCTCCGTGTGAGTTTGGTTCCGAATCAACTACCGTTTTGTAATGCCATAACGCTCGGATAACGCTTCGCCCAAGATGTTGAACGTAATGACCACCAGTAGAATCAATGCACCCGGGTAGATCATTAACTCCGGATGACTGCGAATATAACCCGTTCCTTCATGAATCATGGCGCCCCACTCTGCATTGGGTGGTTGAATGCCAAGCCCCAAGAAGGACAGTGCGGATATATCCATAATCGCCCAGCCCATCTCTAACGTGCCCATGACAACAATGGGACGCTGCACGTTGGGGATGATATGTTTACGAATAATCGTCCATGAAGAGGAACCACTAACTCGCGCCGCCGCGATAAAATTCCGTTCCTTCAGACTCACGACCATGTTCCGGCAGATGCGTGCATAATACACCCACTGTACCATCATGAGGGCTAGAAGCACCTGCATCAGACCTGGACCAAAAATCCCCACAATACCGAGCACCAGCACCAGATTCGGAAACGCCATAATGCCTTCACACAAGCGCATTAGCAAACTGTCCACCCAGCCACCAAGGTATCCGGAGATCGAACCCACAATGACACCAATGAGCAGAGAAGACAGAAAAATCAGAGTAGCAAATCCAAGCGACACCCGCGCACCATACATCAGCCTGGTGAGATTGTCGCGTCCGAGATGATCCGTTCCCAGCCAATGCTCAAGCGATGGACTCGCCAGCTTCTGCAACAAATTCACCTTCACCGGGTCATGAGGAGCAATCCATGGAGCTAATAACGCGACTATGAAGAAGAGCAATATGATCACAGAGCAGATCTGGATGGCTCTCTGTCCTTTAAATATCGCACGCCATTTGTTTATCAATGTTCTGCCCGTCCTTTCGCTGAAATCCGTGGGTCCATAACGAGCTGCACCAGATCAACGAGCAGATTGCATACGATGAACAGGCATGCCGCCAGGAAGACATAACATTGAATCACGGGAATATCCCGGTTAAATATCGCATCGACAAAATAACGCCCGAACCCCGGCCAGGAAAACACCTGCTCTACAATAATGGTGCCTGTGAGCAGCTTGCCCATACTCATCCCCATTCCTGTAATAAGGGGCGATATGGCGATTTTCAGGACATGTTTGAGCATAATCACTCTTTCGCGAATCCCGCGTGTTCTTGCATACTTTACATATGTCTCCTGCAATTGCTCCAGTACACTGGAACGTAACAATCGGGTGTAGACCGCAATCAGGATCATGGATAGTGTTACCGTAGGCAGAACCAGATTCTCCCACGATCCACGCCCCTCCACAGGCAGCCAGTCCAGCTTCACCGAGAAAAAGAAGATCAGCAGGTAACCGAGCCAGAATTGCGGAATAGATGCTCCAATATAGGAAATTGCCCGGCTGACCATGTCAATCCAGCTATTCTTGTACACTGCGGCCAGTATTCCCAAAGGAATACTTACCAGAGCCGATAACAACATACTCCAGAAGGCTAGTTCAGCCGTAGCCGGAAGCCTTAATTTCACTTCATCCCATACGGGTTTATTGGTGAGGTACGAGGTGCCGAAGTCGAGCTTGGCAATCTTCTGAATCGTATCCGCATATTGGGTTAACAAGGGCTGATCCAGACCGAATTCATGTCGCTTTTGCGCAAGCAGCTCCGGTGTTGGATAGATATGAGCTGCTGTCAGATAAGCCTCGGCCGGATCAACTGGTGAGATATGAATAAGTGCAAAGGTAACAAGTGTAGCGATAAAAACGATAGGAATGATCGCGATCATTCGTTTACCAATATAGCCGATCACCAAACGTTCCTCCCTTTCATCAAGCTACATGGCCTTACCAAGGACCATCCACTTCCCTAATTAAAGTACTTACTATTTATTGATTGCCCAGTTCAATGCCCACAAACGGATTCTCATCACGGTTCGCCGGGAAAATAAAGTTGGAGATTTTCTTCTGATATACAGCCGTTTTCTTAATATAAGAGATCGGTACGATCGCCGATTGCTCCTGAAGTGTTTTCAAGATGGAGCCATATAACTCCTGGCGTTTCGTCTCGTCTGTAGATGACAGGGCTGCATGCACCTGATCGTCCAGTTCCTTTTTCATCGGCAACGCACTCAAGGTCTCGGAAATCCCGAATCCAGGGCTTGCCACAACGTTAATGAAGGAATGAGGATCATACGGAGCGCCATAGTTATACCAGAAATACAGGTCAAAATCATTGGCTTTCAAACGTTTGATCTGTACCGTCAGTTCCAGTCCCGTGAGGTTTACTTTAACCCCCAGCTCGCTCCACTCAGCCTGAATGGTCTCAGCCATCGCTTTCTGAATCGGGTCCGTTTTGTCAAAAATCATCTCGAAATCAAGCTGCTGACCGTCTTTTTCACGAACCGTCCCACCAGCCGGCAGCTTCCAGCCCGCTTCATCCAGTAATGCTTTGGATTTTTCCACGTCATACGTGATTGGTTCCAAGTCTACATTGGTGTACGGATAGTTTTTGGACAATACGGTATCGGCTGGTTCTTCCAATCCGGAAGTGACACCCTCAACCATCGCCTGTTTGTTAAACCCTTGCTGGAGCGCCATCCGCACTCTGACATCGGACAACTTTGGATTGGAAGAGTTCAGCAGCAGACTGCGTGTGCCCACCGGATCAGACAATTGCGTCACATATTCATCGTTGTCACGAAGCTGTTGGAATGCATCCAGACTGATCACACCTTCCCCGTAGATCAGATCGAGATCACCTTTTTCAAAAGCAAGTACACGGGTTTCACCGTCAGGAATGATTTTGACCGTAATCTGATCTACCTTCGGCGCTGTTCCCCAATAATTCGGGTTGCGTTTGAAAACAGCATATTCGTCCTGCTTGTAATCAGCCAGCATCCACGGACCAGTACCCACCGGCTCTTTGATGCCTTGGGATGTATCTCCGTCATCCGGGAATCCAGCTTCACCCAGGAAGCGGAAAGGACGAACTACCGACAAGTCCTGAAGAACCGGATAATACGGCTCTGTGAGTGTCAACCGGAAAGTCTGATCGTCCACAACCTCCGTCTTGTCGAGCACGCCTACAATGCCCAGCCAGCTATGTGTATCTTTATTTTTCATAACAGCATCAAAATTCTTTTTCACAATCTCAGCATTAAATGGCGTACCATCTGAGAATTTCACACCTTGGCGAAGCTTGAATGTATATACTTTGCCATCATCGGAGATGGTCCATGATTCTGCCAGAGCAGGTTCCAGTTTTCCGTCCTTCTGGTAACTGATCAGTGGCTCATAGAGCATGGATTGGGCAAATAATTGCGAAGGATTGTACGTATGCGGATTCATTGTACCGATATCACGTGGCCATGACATCGTAATCGACTTCGTAGATGTTTGATCCGAAGCAGCAGATGAGGATTTATCTGCACTTCCTGTATTGCTGCAGCCCACGATAACCAATAGCAACAAGAGCATAGTTGCCAGTGTGAGCGCCGAAGATTTGCGATGTTGTACAGACATGGATGTTGAACCCCTTTTCTCTATTTCATGATAATGATTCTCATATTCATCCATTAAGAATAGGCAGGAGTCCTCCTTTTGTCAATAAAATTCGACATGGTATGTGTTGTTACTAATATAGCCAAAGAACCTTTCCTGTGGGAGGAAAGGCTTCTTGACCTGAATGAGAGTTACAACTGGAAAAATGAGCTCCACCATAATCTGCTATTCCTTGCTCACAGCATGGAAATCACGAAAGTACATATAGAGATATATCACTAAGATCATCTCACATACACCTTCTTGTTTCTCGTTTAAACTTCTACAGTGATGTCTTCATAGAACCGACGAATAATTTTCTCCGCAGGCTTACCATATACCCCGTATCCGTCGTTAATCAGTGCATCCCTCTCCGCGTGCAGATGTGCGCTCCAATCCCATAGACCGAACCCGCGCACCCAGTCACGCTGACTGATATGCCGGAACATGGCCTCATAGAAACGCTCCTGTTCCTCCGCACTCACTTCGCCTTCCAGTCCCCAATCGTTCGGTACCTGGGCTGATCCACTGCGGCTGGGACAGCCTGCTTCCGCGAAGAAAAAGGGTTTGCCATATGGAGCAATCACCTGTTCAATACGATCCAGCTGTGCCTCCCAATCTCCAATGGGATAATAGCCACTGGAAGAGATCACGTCCACAGCATCCCACCATTTCACATGACCTTCCTGATATTTGTCCGTGTTGTATGACACCAGTCCCGTGTACACATCACGCACACCAGCGATAACCTCTCGCCACTCTTGATCCCGACGCTCGGATTGCACCATCTCACAGCCTACAATGAACATCTCACACTTTTCCTGCTCTGCAATCGCTGCATAATGCTTCTGAAATGCCGTGTAGCTGCGGAACCAATCCTTCCACTTCGGCTCACAAGGCACATCGATATCAAAAAAGTTAATATGTGCACGCCATGTGCCATCGGTGCAGTTGACGGTTGGTTTCAGAATGACACGCAGCCCGAGTGTACGGGCATAACCAATCATGTCGACCAGTTCATCATCCTCGACCAGATGTTCACCCCGATACTTGACCTCTACCGCCTGCGGATGATCCTGATGTGCCGCCAGTGCAAAAATAACATGCGAACTGCCTGTACGTTCAGCCATCAGGCGCAAGGACTCCTTCGCTTCCGGCTTGCGGAAGTCTCCCCTGCCACTCATCCAGCCAAATGTAAATCCTTTGATGTACTCCATGTGCATTACTCCCCTGTGTTCCTGTTCACTTAATGTAAAAAGAATGGCCGAATGTATACACTTTCACTACGATTGCAGTACCATCTTCCGATCGCCGTTATCCCCAGATTTCTGTAGATCCCTTTTATACAAGGGAGAAATCCGGGAATAAATGCGACCACTTCGCTTCTTCAGATTGGTTCTGCACTCTCCGTTATTGTGTTAATTTTAGCTTTTAAAAAATTGGTTTCACATCGGTTACAGCTTGCCTTCCTCGTGATCTCCTGCAATGACTTCGTCCGTCTCGATCACATAGTTTACGATCTCTTCTACGGTCGTGTAAGCCACGCCCACATACGTATCGGCAGCGCCGTAATAGATGGCGATACGTCCGGTCTCTGCATCATGCAATGTTGCACACGGGAAAATGACGTTATCAACGAAGCCTTGTTCTTCATACCATTTTTCTGGTGTCAGCACGAAGTTGGAGGAACGATATTTTACTTTGGATGGCTCATCCAGATCCAGAATGACCGCACCCATGCTATATACCAATCCGTTACAGGTCCCCGTGACGCCGTGGTAGAACATCAGCCAGCCTTCGGACGTTTCGATCGGAGCAGGACCGCCGCCAATTTTGACCGATTGCCACCAGCCCTGACCGCCTTTGCTCATCACATGACGGTGCTTGCCCCAGTACACGAGATCCGGGCTTTCGCTCAGGAAAATGTCTCCGAATGGGGTATGTCCACTATCACTTGGTCTGGACAACATCACATAGTTATCCTTGATTTTCCGCGGGAACAATACGCCATTACGGTTGAATGGCAACATTGGATTTTCGAGGCGGACAAATGTTTTGAAGTCATCTGTTTTGGCCAGGCCCAGTGCTGCACCGTAGAAGTCTGTACACCAGATGATGTAATACGTGTCTTCGACTTTGACCAAACGTGGGTCGTAAGCATAGTTCGGCATAAACGGATCGCCATTTTCATCGACAAAGGCAATGCGTTCCTCTTCAATCGTCCACTCCAAACCGTCCTCACTCGCCCCCATGTGAAGATGCGGACGGCCATTAACGGTTTCAGCACGGAATACCCCAATGAATTTCCCTTCATACGGTACAACGGCACTGTTAAAAATGCGGGCAACGCCTTTAACTGGATTACGTGGGACGACCGGATTCGCCAAATGTCTCCATACCGGGCCTTCCGTTCCCTCCGGTTTGTTCTCCCACGGCATATTCGGCAAAGCATCCCCAACAATGTGTACGTTTTTCGTTTCAGCAACTGACATTTTTCATTTCTCCCTTCGGTTAGGCTTTATGAAATGAATACTTAAAATTGCACTAGACCACTTCGATGACAGAACAACCTTGCGATCGCCGTTATCCCCAGATTTTTTTGATCCCTTATAAAAGGGGAAAATCCGGTTATAGCATATGCTTACGAAGTGAGCTTTCTTTCGGAAAGCTTTTAGCAAACATTCCGTTTCTCCAGCTTTTTTCTGTCCTCTTCGTTCCTGTGCATTCTCAATATGCATTTCATATAACCTCTCGTTTTTTTTATTTAACTGAGCCTTGCGCGAAGCCATTGTAGATGTATTTCTGTAACAACAGGAAGATGATCATGGTTGGAATGATGGCGATCATGATGCCAGCGCTGATGACTTCCCACTGCGATCCGAAAGGTCCCTTGAATTTGAACAAGGCGGTGGATATGACCTGTAGATCGGTCTTTGGCATGTACAGGAACGGTGTGTAGAAGTCGTTATAGATGTTCACACCCTTCACGATAATGACCGTTACAATGGCCGGTTTCAGCAGTGGCAGAATGATTTTCCAGTAGATCGTGAAGTACGACGCGCCGTCCAGCATGGCGGATTCATCCAATGCACTGGAGATAGAGCCAAGGAACTGCAGGAAAATATAAACCGCGATGATATCTGTACCCAGATACATCACGATGGCCGCCCAGCGTGTGTTGAACAGGTCGAGCGCGTTGATGATCTGGAATGTGGCGACCTGTGTTGTAACACTTGGAATCAGGGTAGCGAGCAGGAATGCCGCGACCATGATTTTCTTGCCTTTGAATTTGAACCGATCCAGCACATACGCGATCATGGAGCCCGTTAAGGTCGCTCCTATAATAGAGATGACCAGGATAATAATTGTATTTTTGAAACCAACCAGCATGTTGCCATCCACAAAAGCCTTTGCATAGTTCGCAAAGTTCAGCCAGTTGGCTGGCGGGGCAAGCGGGCTGCTGGTAGCGTATTCCGCATTCGTTTTGAGAGATGCAAACAGGATGACCACGATAGGTAACAGTGCGATAAACGCCGCAAGCACCAGGGAAGCATATTTAACCACGCTCGCAAGGGTGTATTTGAGTTGTGTCACGTTTATTCCTCCCCTTTCATGGTGACGCGCTGCACGAGTGTAACGAGAATAACGATCATGAGCAGCACCACAGCCATGGCGGATGCCAGTCCCAGCTTGCCATATTTAAACGCCAAATGAACCGTCTGAATTACAAATGTCATACTGCCGTTGGAACCATCGGTCATGATATATGGAATATCGAACGCACTAATTGCGCCGCTAATCGCCAAGATCAGGTTGAGCTGCAGGATGCGTGTAATGCTTGGCAGGATGATGTGGCGGAATCGCTGCCAGCGATTGGCACCATCAATATCGGATGCTTCATACACATCCTTCGGAATGGAGGAGATTGCACCCAGGAAAATGATAAAGTTGAAGCCCATGTATCTCCATACCGATGCACCTGCGAGTGACACGTTGATAATATTGGGGTTACCGAGCCAGAGCTGCGTATATTGTCCCAGCCCTACAGCATGCATGAGCATATCGAGTGTACCATCCGGTTTGAAGAAAAAGAGGAAGATAAAACCGATAGCTACCCCATTCAGCAAATAAGGAAAAAACAGTATGCCTTTGAAGAAGTTTTTGCCTCGAACTTTGAAACTCAGAATGGTGGCAAAGTAAAGCGCCAACCCCATCTGTAAGAACGTAGCCACGAAGTAGTACAAGCTGACAATAAATACTTTGAAGTATTCCGGATCACTGAATATGCGCGTATAGTTCTCAAACCCAACATAATCAAACCTTTTACTATATCCGTTCCAATCGGTGAAACTGTATTTGAACATGTTGATGACCGGTAAGTATGCAAACGTGAACAGCAACGCCAGGGGAATAGTTGAGAAGGCACAGATGATAAATATGCGTTGCGCTGAGTAACCCCAATTCGAAAGTTTTAAGTACTTCATGCTCTCCACACCTCCAAGCGGTTCTCCCGCCTATATATCGAAAGACTCCCGTCCAATGGAATCCTGGTGGAACACTGCCGGGGGAAGAGCATGGGTATTATGCTTTCAAATACCACATACTCCATGTTCCATTCATATATGGATTCCTTTATCCCCGCAGTTCATTCATCACCTGATCCACTTACGTTAATCCCATTATTTCGTGAGTTCTGCTCGCGCTTTTACCCACTTGTCATTTAGGTCCTTCATGATGTCGTCATAGGATTCCTTGCGGTTACCAATACCTGCTTCGATAATGCGTTTCTTGAAGTCAGGCTGCCAGAGACCGATTTCGCCTTCGTTATCAATCTTGTCAACGAGACCTTCCTGACCTTCTTTGGCA
Coding sequences:
- a CDS encoding carbohydrate ABC transporter permease codes for the protein MKYLKLSNWGYSAQRIFIICAFSTIPLALLFTFAYLPVINMFKYSFTDWNGYSKRFDYVGFENYTRIFSDPEYFKVFIVSLYYFVATFLQMGLALYFATILSFKVRGKNFFKGILFFPYLLNGVAIGFIFLFFFKPDGTLDMLMHAVGLGQYTQLWLGNPNIINVSLAGASVWRYMGFNFIIFLGAISSIPKDVYEASDIDGANRWQRFRHIILPSITRILQLNLILAISGAISAFDIPYIMTDGSNGSMTFVIQTVHLAFKYGKLGLASAMAVVLLMIVILVTLVQRVTMKGEE